One stretch of Balneola sp. MJW-20 DNA includes these proteins:
- a CDS encoding M28 family peptidase, with protein MKYKLTILCLVIIIPSALFAQSTAPKLNMIQQQELKDQLYELAGDDFRGRRGGELGEMRASAWVAQKAMEAGLLPAGEDGTYFQFFNLKRSRTADQSTIRINDQALELWQDVWPTNLVETKLEGPVTWLDKMPDTTADLKGKIVAMKIMPPAPMTLKWVSLWQYRYTSAAIRQQSRELRRHGVAAIIFVADKPTESLMSFTGFRYQKGGYAIEGRESSNPGTIPIILAGNALESIFSEPGNYININLKTEQFDYPSVNVIAKAEGTDPELKKEYVLFSGHQDHDGVGPAVNGDPIWNGADDNATVTVAMLAIGKAWTKQPAKRSALFVWHGSEERGLLGSRYFVGNPTVPLSSIAAVLNGDMIGRNAPDSAALLGVTEPHLNSAELADMALAANESLSKFKLDFSWDAANHPENWYFRSDHLPYAQADVPAIFFTTLLHSDYHTPFDSPDKIDYEKLTKMTKWIYETGWRVAETRKRPALTIEAEETESEGN; from the coding sequence AGAGGCGGAGAACTGGGAGAAATGAGAGCCTCTGCATGGGTGGCTCAAAAAGCCATGGAAGCTGGATTATTACCGGCAGGTGAAGATGGCACTTATTTCCAGTTCTTTAATCTGAAAAGAAGCCGGACTGCTGACCAAAGTACTATCCGTATAAATGACCAGGCTCTGGAACTCTGGCAGGATGTATGGCCCACCAATCTTGTTGAAACCAAACTGGAAGGTCCGGTAACGTGGCTGGATAAGATGCCCGACACAACCGCAGATCTGAAGGGAAAGATCGTAGCTATGAAGATTATGCCTCCTGCTCCTATGACCTTAAAGTGGGTCAGCCTGTGGCAATACCGTTATACCTCTGCTGCAATACGTCAACAGAGTCGAGAGCTTCGACGACACGGTGTTGCGGCCATTATTTTTGTTGCCGACAAACCGACAGAATCACTGATGTCTTTTACTGGATTTCGCTATCAAAAGGGAGGCTATGCCATCGAGGGACGTGAATCCTCCAACCCGGGTACCATTCCCATAATACTGGCCGGTAATGCACTAGAAAGTATCTTCTCTGAACCGGGAAACTATATAAACATCAACCTGAAAACAGAGCAGTTCGATTATCCTTCCGTAAATGTGATTGCAAAAGCGGAAGGAACGGATCCCGAGCTAAAAAAAGAGTATGTACTTTTCAGTGGGCATCAGGACCATGATGGTGTGGGTCCGGCTGTAAATGGGGACCCGATCTGGAACGGTGCCGATGATAATGCAACCGTTACCGTGGCCATGCTGGCCATTGGGAAAGCATGGACTAAGCAACCGGCCAAACGTTCGGCCCTCTTTGTCTGGCATGGATCAGAAGAAAGAGGTTTATTAGGTTCCCGTTATTTTGTGGGAAATCCTACAGTTCCTTTGTCTTCGATTGCAGCTGTTTTAAATGGAGATATGATAGGCAGGAATGCACCGGATTCAGCTGCACTCCTTGGAGTTACAGAACCCCACCTGAATTCCGCAGAGCTTGCGGATATGGCACTGGCAGCAAATGAGAGCCTTTCAAAGTTTAAACTGGACTTTTCCTGGGATGCAGCCAATCACCCGGAGAACTGGTATTTCCGCAGTGACCACCTTCCCTACGCCCAGGCTGATGTACCTGCCATCTTTTTTACCACGCTTTTGCATTCGGATTATCATACCCCTTTTGATAGTCCCGATAAGATCGACTATGAAAAGCTCACTAAGATGACTAAGTGGATATACGAGACAGGATGGAGAGTAGCAGAGACCCGAAAGCGACCTGCCCTGACCATAGAAGCAGAAGAGACAGAATCAGAGGGTAACTAA
- a CDS encoding serine hydrolase domain-containing protein: MKKLIFIPLFILSLTACQQDRSADIGHELNDYFEQSSLPSAVMGSIDKDGETQWYAFGPSVWDQSDTVTEDHIFRIYSMTKAITSVAAMQLVERGLIGLDDPLNDILPQMAAIPVLNEQGELVEAENDITLRHLLTHTAGFGYDFTSYRLQQFQPEEWEYQDKPRLFESGEDWKYGTGTDWVGRVVEKVSGDDLETYFRKNITGPLQMNRTWFNVPDSLQDLIVSWGMRGPAGFQENPRLPEEPATFFSGGGGLYGSPADYMTFLQCMLNYGSYDGGQILKKETVEMMLTDQLPPDVGINYEQFENGIMSYSGGFGDPADRWGLAWALENNPEDHPRPSGSVYWAGAANSYYTLDVENQLAVVYFTQFFPFNDKETYDFYRLFEQHVYINSGY, from the coding sequence ATGAAAAAACTGATATTTATTCCACTCTTTATACTGTCTTTAACAGCCTGTCAGCAAGACCGGTCTGCCGACATAGGCCATGAACTAAATGACTATTTCGAACAAAGCTCCCTGCCTTCAGCTGTTATGGGAAGCATTGATAAGGATGGGGAAACACAATGGTATGCTTTCGGGCCGTCTGTCTGGGATCAGAGTGATACTGTGACGGAGGATCATATATTCCGCATTTATTCCATGACCAAAGCAATTACTTCGGTAGCCGCTATGCAGCTGGTTGAACGAGGCCTGATCGGGCTCGATGATCCTCTGAATGATATTCTGCCTCAAATGGCCGCCATTCCGGTACTTAACGAACAGGGAGAGTTAGTTGAAGCTGAGAATGATATCACATTGAGACATCTGCTTACCCACACTGCAGGCTTTGGTTATGACTTTACTTCATACAGGCTTCAGCAGTTTCAACCGGAGGAATGGGAATATCAGGATAAACCCCGTCTTTTTGAATCCGGTGAGGACTGGAAATACGGAACCGGTACAGACTGGGTTGGAAGGGTGGTCGAAAAGGTGAGCGGAGATGACCTGGAAACGTACTTTAGAAAAAATATAACCGGTCCCCTTCAAATGAACCGGACCTGGTTCAATGTCCCTGACAGTCTTCAGGATCTGATCGTTTCCTGGGGAATGCGCGGTCCAGCCGGTTTCCAGGAAAATCCCAGGCTTCCCGAAGAACCTGCAACATTCTTTAGCGGTGGCGGCGGACTTTACGGTTCACCGGCAGATTACATGACCTTTCTTCAGTGTATGCTTAATTACGGAAGCTATGACGGCGGACAGATATTGAAAAAAGAAACAGTAGAAATGATGCTTACAGATCAGCTTCCACCTGATGTGGGAATCAACTATGAGCAGTTTGAAAATGGAATAATGTCATACAGTGGTGGATTCGGGGATCCCGCAGACCGGTGGGGTCTGGCCTGGGCTTTAGAAAATAATCCGGAAGACCATCCGCGACCTTCCGGTTCGGTATACTGGGCCGGAGCAGCTAACTCCTACTACACTCTCGATGTGGAAAATCAGTTAGCCGTAGTTTACTTCACACAATTTTTCCCATTCAACGATAAAGAGACCTATGACTTTTACAGACTCTTTGAGCAGCATGTGTATATAAATTCCGGTTACTAA
- the leuS gene encoding leucine--tRNA ligase, producing the protein MHSYSPEKIESKWQSYWLKNKTFKTPTDTSKPKYYILDMFPYPSGAGLHVGHPEGYTATDILARYKRMNGFNVLHPIGWDAFGLPAEQYAVKTGTHPRITTEKNINKFREQLQSIGFSYDWDREVNTTDPEYFKWTQWIFLKLYERGLAYEDEVAVNWCPELGTVLANEEVIDGKSEVGGYPVIRKPMRQWVLKITEYAERLLQDLEDLDWPESLKEMQRNWIGKSIGAEIRFEVDGHDENIEVFTTRPDTIFGATYMVLAPEHHLVNKITTEGQKEAVSSYQEEAAKKSDLARQELSKEKTGVFTGAYAINPANNEKVPVWIADYVLASYGTGAIMAVPGQDERDWEFAEKFDLPIIRTVQPEEGFEGKAYTGEGPAINSDFLNGMNIKEAKAKIISWLEEKGAGSRSVNYKLRDWLFSRQRYWGEPFPIIHVDGDHKAIPESELPLKLPEVDKYQPTGDGEPPLANATDWVHTTDPETGKEALRETNTMPQWAGSCWYYLRYISPEFDGGPVDPDYEKYWMPVDLYVGGAEHAVLHLLYARFWHKVLYDIGVVSTKEPFRKLVNQGMILGEMEYTSSDGEKLSDEDVEKKGDDFVLKGTDIKVEARAHKMSKSRGNVINPDHIIDEYGADSLRLYEMFMGPLEQVKPWSTKGVEGVNRFLRRVWRLLINEDSGELDDKIQNIEAAKDHLKPLHEAIKKVTEDIEGMRFNTAISALMIFVNEANQWKVIPRSVAQDFVKLLNPFAPHMAEELWSILGHEDSMAYEIWPELNEEYLKEDSVLYPVQVNGKVRADIQVPAEKAKDKEYVLKIAKEEENVAKYLEEGNLVKEIFVPGRIVNLVVK; encoded by the coding sequence ATGCATTCCTACAGTCCGGAAAAGATCGAGTCTAAATGGCAATCGTACTGGCTCAAGAATAAGACCTTTAAAACTCCCACCGATACTTCAAAGCCTAAGTATTATATACTGGATATGTTTCCCTATCCAAGTGGTGCAGGACTGCATGTAGGCCATCCTGAGGGTTATACCGCAACGGATATTCTGGCCAGGTACAAACGAATGAACGGTTTTAATGTATTGCATCCGATCGGATGGGATGCGTTCGGATTACCGGCAGAACAGTATGCGGTAAAGACCGGAACACACCCGCGTATAACTACCGAAAAGAACATTAATAAATTCAGGGAGCAGTTGCAGTCTATCGGCTTTAGCTATGACTGGGATCGCGAAGTCAATACTACCGATCCGGAATATTTTAAATGGACACAGTGGATCTTTCTGAAGCTGTATGAAAGAGGATTAGCATACGAAGATGAAGTGGCAGTGAACTGGTGCCCTGAACTAGGGACCGTGCTGGCTAATGAAGAAGTGATCGACGGTAAAAGTGAAGTAGGCGGCTATCCGGTTATCCGAAAGCCAATGAGACAGTGGGTTCTTAAGATCACCGAGTACGCTGAAAGACTATTGCAGGACCTGGAAGACCTTGACTGGCCGGAATCGCTAAAAGAAATGCAGCGAAACTGGATCGGTAAATCTATAGGTGCAGAGATCCGCTTTGAGGTCGATGGTCATGATGAGAATATCGAGGTCTTTACCACACGCCCGGACACTATTTTCGGAGCAACCTATATGGTTCTGGCTCCTGAACATCACCTGGTAAATAAGATAACTACAGAGGGCCAAAAAGAAGCTGTCTCTTCCTACCAGGAGGAAGCCGCAAAAAAATCAGATCTGGCCCGGCAGGAACTGAGTAAGGAAAAGACCGGAGTATTTACCGGTGCTTATGCGATCAATCCGGCGAATAATGAAAAAGTGCCGGTCTGGATCGCAGATTATGTGCTGGCCAGTTATGGAACAGGCGCTATCATGGCGGTACCAGGACAGGATGAAAGAGACTGGGAATTTGCTGAGAAATTCGATCTGCCTATCATCCGTACGGTACAACCGGAAGAAGGATTTGAAGGAAAAGCTTACACCGGGGAAGGACCTGCGATCAATAGTGATTTCCTGAACGGGATGAACATAAAGGAAGCAAAGGCCAAAATAATCAGCTGGCTGGAAGAAAAAGGTGCAGGCAGCAGGTCTGTTAACTATAAATTACGTGACTGGTTGTTTTCACGTCAGCGCTACTGGGGGGAACCTTTTCCGATCATCCATGTAGATGGCGACCATAAAGCTATACCGGAATCTGAACTCCCGCTGAAATTACCGGAAGTCGACAAGTATCAGCCTACCGGAGACGGAGAGCCGCCACTGGCCAATGCAACCGACTGGGTTCATACGACCGATCCTGAAACCGGGAAAGAAGCACTCAGAGAAACCAATACCATGCCTCAATGGGCAGGTTCCTGCTGGTATTATCTCAGATATATTTCCCCGGAATTTGACGGAGGTCCTGTGGACCCCGATTACGAAAAATACTGGATGCCGGTGGATCTCTATGTGGGGGGTGCTGAGCATGCCGTACTCCATCTGCTTTATGCCCGGTTCTGGCATAAAGTGCTTTATGATATCGGAGTGGTCTCGACCAAAGAACCTTTTCGGAAGCTGGTTAATCAGGGTATGATCCTGGGCGAAATGGAATACACATCTTCAGATGGTGAAAAGCTCTCTGATGAAGACGTTGAAAAGAAAGGAGATGACTTTGTGCTAAAGGGAACAGACATCAAAGTGGAAGCCCGTGCCCATAAAATGTCCAAGAGCCGTGGAAACGTGATCAATCCTGATCATATCATTGATGAATACGGAGCGGATTCACTTCGATTGTATGAGATGTTCATGGGGCCTCTGGAGCAGGTAAAACCCTGGAGCACCAAGGGGGTGGAAGGAGTAAACCGATTCCTTAGAAGAGTCTGGAGACTGCTTATTAATGAAGACAGCGGTGAGCTTGACGATAAAATTCAGAATATTGAAGCCGCTAAAGATCATCTGAAACCTCTGCATGAAGCGATCAAAAAAGTAACAGAAGATATTGAGGGAATGCGATTTAATACCGCAATATCTGCACTCATGATATTCGTAAATGAAGCCAATCAGTGGAAAGTTATTCCAAGATCAGTGGCTCAGGACTTTGTGAAGCTTCTTAATCCGTTTGCACCTCACATGGCGGAAGAGTTATGGAGTATTCTCGGTCATGAAGACTCCATGGCGTACGAAATCTGGCCGGAATTGAACGAAGAGTATCTGAAGGAAGACTCTGTTCTGTATCCTGTGCAGGTGAATGGTAAAGTAAGAGCCGACATTCAGGTCCCTGCCGAAAAGGCAAAAGACAAAGAATATGTTCTTAAAATCGCCAAGGAAGAAGAAAATGTGGCTAAATATCTGGAAGAGGGGAACCTGGTAAAGGAGATCTTTGTGCCCGGCCGGATAGTGAATCTGGTGGTGAAGTAA
- a CDS encoding DUF885 family protein has product MRNLLFILFTGFLLLSTQNELKAQSADINAWINMYNEDQGALSRKYTLRTSDQYFDRFDSFYSGWLDHLEQVSFDQLERPSQVDFLLLKNDIERSLYFLRTDRAKVKSITGYLPERDSIMNFINGRRNGQSVEGKEVASWFDQWAEQTEALHAKLKDSQPLTMKQAATLSQSINDIKNGIEEAYEFYFGYDPDLTWWAEKPFDRLMNVMEDYRGVAADYIDPEELSDDGSGIDGDPIGREEITRRLGFEMISYTPQELIDIANKQYEWSYTKMLKASNEMGYGDDWKAALEQVKTTYVPAGEQPALAKKLADEAVIFLEERDLLTIPDLAKESWRMVMLSPEYQKIAPFFLGGEVLRIAYPTNTMSHEEKMMSMRGNNPHFSKAVVHHELIPGHHLQQFMNRRYATHRSSFRTPFWTEGWALYWEMVLWNNDFPESPEDKIGMLYWRMHRSARIVFSLNYHLGNWSPQECIDYLVEKVGHEYANAEAEVRRSFEGNYGPLYQIAYMTGAMQFYALRLELVESGLMDEKEFHDTILQNGAIPVAMVKALLTDEKLNKDFRSEWKFGDYIMER; this is encoded by the coding sequence ATGCGTAACTTACTATTCATCCTATTTACCGGCTTCCTCCTGTTATCCACTCAAAATGAGCTAAAGGCCCAGTCAGCTGATATAAATGCATGGATCAATATGTATAATGAAGATCAGGGTGCCTTATCCCGGAAGTATACCCTCCGTACCTCTGACCAGTATTTCGATCGCTTTGATTCCTTCTATTCCGGTTGGCTCGATCATTTAGAACAGGTCAGCTTTGACCAATTAGAACGGCCATCCCAGGTAGACTTCCTGCTCCTGAAGAACGATATAGAACGTTCCTTATACTTTTTAAGGACTGATCGGGCTAAGGTTAAAAGCATCACCGGGTATTTACCGGAGCGTGATTCTATCATGAATTTCATTAACGGACGCAGAAACGGACAGTCGGTTGAGGGAAAAGAGGTTGCTTCATGGTTTGATCAATGGGCAGAGCAGACCGAAGCATTACATGCCAAACTGAAAGACTCACAGCCCCTCACTATGAAGCAGGCTGCGACTCTGTCGCAAAGCATAAATGATATTAAGAATGGTATTGAAGAAGCGTATGAATTCTATTTCGGATATGATCCGGATCTAACCTGGTGGGCAGAAAAACCCTTTGACAGGCTCATGAATGTGATGGAAGATTATAGAGGTGTTGCAGCCGATTACATTGACCCGGAAGAGCTAAGCGACGATGGCAGTGGTATTGACGGAGATCCGATCGGCCGTGAGGAGATCACACGCAGACTGGGATTTGAGATGATCTCATATACCCCGCAGGAGCTGATTGATATTGCCAATAAACAGTATGAGTGGTCGTATACGAAAATGCTTAAAGCATCCAATGAAATGGGTTATGGTGACGATTGGAAAGCAGCCCTGGAGCAGGTCAAAACAACCTACGTTCCGGCCGGGGAGCAGCCGGCCCTGGCTAAAAAACTGGCAGATGAAGCAGTTATCTTCCTGGAAGAACGCGATCTGCTCACCATCCCTGATCTTGCCAAAGAGAGCTGGAGAATGGTCATGCTGAGCCCGGAGTATCAGAAGATCGCCCCTTTCTTTCTGGGCGGAGAAGTACTGCGGATAGCATACCCCACGAATACTATGAGCCATGAGGAGAAGATGATGAGTATGAGAGGGAATAATCCGCATTTTTCAAAAGCAGTAGTACATCATGAACTTATCCCGGGACATCATTTGCAGCAGTTCATGAATCGCAGATATGCTACGCATCGGAGCAGTTTCCGGACTCCATTCTGGACCGAAGGCTGGGCGCTCTACTGGGAAATGGTGCTATGGAATAATGACTTTCCGGAATCTCCGGAAGATAAGATCGGGATGCTGTACTGGAGAATGCACCGGTCAGCTCGTATTGTATTCTCCCTGAATTATCATTTGGGCAACTGGTCACCTCAGGAGTGCATTGACTATCTGGTAGAAAAGGTGGGGCATGAATATGCAAACGCAGAGGCAGAGGTCCGGCGCTCCTTCGAAGGCAATTACGGACCACTCTATCAGATCGCATATATGACCGGTGCCATGCAGTTCTATGCTCTCCGTCTGGAGCTGGTCGAATCAGGACTGATGGATGAAAAGGAATTCCATGATACCATTCTCCAAAACGGAGCCATTCCGGTAGCAATGGTAAAAGCATTGCTGACCGATGAGAAACTGAATAAAGATTTCCGGTCAGAATGGAAGTTCGGGGATTATATTATGGAGAGATAG
- a CDS encoding acyl-CoA reductase encodes MNMTKHIAHVESAVKKWLQPDNFALKKAIDKTVSEGLFSTEDIRYQIRVLKRNVESGQIREWAERSGLKDERSAAGKKVLCLHAGNLPLVGFQTALGVILSGADYYGKLSRKDPYLMQSFLKLAEHELTGSEIQFSTDLNAFRELNADEVIFAGSEDSVEVIKKEIAGIKATRAEAGYHIRTAKYSMVYLDNKDPETMKDFAEAVLRYEGQGCRSVAIVVSPYRLDSFKCEMTDYIELFWMHNPPEGKVSPGVEYQFAFNKAIERSQAWLDHFLIQETDELPKYDRVVNWVPGDEAKVREMVSKAGKQLQSVYTTGNRIEGVETELVSKAQRPDLWWKPDGVDVIRTLINNER; translated from the coding sequence ATGAACATGACCAAGCACATAGCACATGTGGAGAGTGCAGTTAAGAAATGGCTGCAACCGGATAACTTTGCCCTTAAGAAAGCCATCGACAAGACAGTAAGCGAAGGATTATTCAGCACTGAAGATATCCGGTATCAGATACGGGTATTAAAAAGAAATGTAGAAAGCGGGCAGATCAGGGAATGGGCTGAACGGAGCGGATTGAAGGATGAGAGATCCGCAGCCGGCAAGAAAGTTTTATGTCTGCATGCCGGAAATTTACCATTGGTTGGTTTTCAAACGGCACTGGGAGTAATATTGTCTGGAGCGGACTATTATGGGAAATTGTCCAGAAAAGATCCCTATCTGATGCAGAGCTTCCTGAAGCTGGCAGAGCATGAACTGACCGGAAGTGAGATCCAATTCAGTACGGACCTAAATGCATTCAGAGAACTGAATGCAGATGAAGTAATATTTGCCGGATCTGAAGACAGTGTTGAGGTGATTAAAAAAGAGATCGCCGGGATAAAGGCTACCAGAGCAGAAGCCGGTTATCATATCCGTACCGCTAAATATTCTATGGTATATCTGGATAATAAAGATCCGGAAACGATGAAAGACTTTGCCGAAGCTGTTCTCAGGTATGAAGGGCAAGGCTGCCGGTCGGTGGCGATCGTGGTGAGTCCTTACCGGCTGGATTCCTTTAAGTGTGAGATGACAGACTATATTGAGTTGTTCTGGATGCATAACCCGCCGGAAGGAAAAGTCAGTCCGGGCGTTGAGTATCAGTTTGCATTTAATAAAGCTATAGAGCGATCTCAGGCCTGGCTGGATCATTTTCTGATACAAGAGACGGACGAGCTGCCCAAATATGACCGGGTGGTGAACTGGGTACCCGGTGATGAAGCAAAGGTCCGGGAAATGGTTTCGAAAGCCGGAAAACAACTTCAAAGTGTATATACCACCGGGAACAGGATCGAAGGTGTGGAGACGGAGTTAGTGTCCAAAGCTCAGCGTCCGGATCTTTGGTGGAAACCGGACGGGGTGGATGTGATCAGAACCTTGATCAATAATGAGCGCTAA